AACTAGACACTCCTACCACTAAGTAATGGATACTTACTAATGAGGAGATGTTTAAGTAGATATTATATACCTCGGACGTTTCTGTATACACTAGCATATACAACTGTTATTTCATCAAAACAAATCATGCATGTGAGTAAAGATAGCCCATGATAGACTTTGGGTCATGAATAAATTGTATACTTACCTTTGTAAGGAGAATTCTCCAAAAATtagaattttgtcaaaaaacttgTGAAGACTTAAAACTGTTGATAATTGTCAGATGAGGAAATGCCATTTCATTTGTGTagttgtttatatttatttactattaTGCAACTGTAATTTGTTAGGAGGTAGATTATTAGGATGTACTTGAAATTGTGGAAATTAGGAAGTACTCAATAAAGTGgaaattttaaacatttcattttctgttcaaGGATGATGGTCCAATTTGATATACATGCTGTTTTcagcaaaatataaaacatgagAGTTATTTAGTATTATATTCAGATCTATTTGTGTTGttgcatgtctacgtcactgaaTCTGTGCAACTCTGCTAGCAAATGTATTTAATAGAACCCTATATCAATTAGataatatgatttgaaaatatcGATCCCCATAAGCTGATTGGTGGCAATGGAGAGTTATTACACCATGTTGGACtgattgattatgcaaatgaagtcacTATGTCAATGAACAATTGTACAACTGTGATAAACACAGTACACATTTCATGTACTAataacatgtcatttacatgttatgcaaatttagaTGTACCAGGTATTCTAGCTGATAAGGCTAGCCAGTTTGCATGCTACTATGACAAGCTGGCAGAAGAACAAGCATTAGCGCAGTCACCATTCAACGATGTAGACAGGCTTGTGTTAGCGCAGTCACCATTCAgtgatgtagacaggctagttGTGCTGTGAAATGAGACTCGTCATAAAATCTCAATATGGCAGCCGTTTTATTCAAGTGTACTTTTTCTGTCTGATTATGGTAATTTGTGGATGAATCCAAAAATAACCTTCAATAGGTTTGCCAAACTGCAATGCTATCATTAACATTCAGTAAGATGGACAAGTAAATAATTACACAGAATCTTTCTGATCTGACCCATTTCACTTTAACAACACCATGTATCAGACCCaatgccatacatgtatatcactgtTATGAGAATTTAATAAATGGAAAATCTTTATTGCAAATCAGTAATATAAGTTGTATCATTATTTACATACTCAATTTTTCAACATGAGGTTTATTAACCCTTTTACAAACagatattacacacacacatagctgTGAATGTATGATGTTCCATTACAGATGACTTGTATTTTACAGATCAGTACTGCTATAACTGCAACTTTTagtattaatattcatatttctacTAATTCTATACTGCAAATTTAATGTTATATGTAATTGTTTTGGTTAATTCGGTGtgtcccctccctccctctctctctctctctctctctctctctctctctctctctctctctctctctctctctctctctctctctctctctctctctctctctctctctctctaaataagttttaaaaagatttggCAATGTCTTTGTTGTACTTtggtagttttttttaattgacaATTCTGTCAAACTACCCAATCTCAATATAAAAGTCACTCACAATGAAATGCAGCTCATTCAGTTTGATACAAAGTGTTGAGATCTTACCTTAATTCTCAATTAATCTCTGTACCagttacatattacaaaaatatagatgttttctataaaatatcaattagtcagtttcatcaaaattaaagaaaaattaTGTCTTTTAATCTAAAAGCAGTGCATAATtataaaaatactaaaatagttTTTGTATGCAGTATTAAACTTCCGAATTTATTCACAGGAATTCACTTTTTGTGAaggattttaaaaaagaaaaagaaagtgaTCTATTCAGCATTATACCAAGCATGAGCCAGGTTTAACAAaaagtatggaatatatactctggtcgttctacgtcacaacaatgcgtgtctgtcatgacaacacatgtgtACGTTACTGGTTCTGCTTCTGTGATGATAGTCACGAATCTGGCAGAGGGACTAGTCCCTCACTTCTAGCGGCTTCGGTGCTCGTGTCGCACTTCACCTTAGAAAGGGACAATAGCCACGAGTAGAGTTCTTTAAAATGGGATAACAAATTAACAACTTATTCCTTTGTACAGGCAATGTTTTAAAACTTGGCAAGTACATTTTCATACCTCTTAATCATGGAATTCTACAATCTCCAAAATATATTCACATTTTATAAAGGAAATTTGCAAGTAAATAATgtgtaaattttgttttctcACTTTTGTGGTATTTCTCTTTTTCATATCTTTtacacaaacataaaaaatgcaAGTACTTCTACAAATATTAATGTTGGTAATCAGTAGATAAGATTAGCAAATTCTAaatgaaattgtaatttttgcaaaacaatttgatatttgagGGGAATAGTTTATTAATAGTATGGGCAATTTGTGAGTAAATAATCAATTAGTTTTCTTTGCTCTCTTCTTCAGAGCTCTTGCCCGTACATCTTTCATAAAATAGTACATAGCTTTGATATTAAGCCACTCTGGAAGTAAACCAATTAGAAGTCCCTGtaaatgaatgtgaaaaaaagaaaaaaaattatgataattaaaAACAGCTGGAAATGTTTATGTAGAAACATATTTGTGAATTATACAACCTTTGACTAAATCATCTATAATTCAAAAAGAGTATTAATCACTTGAAAGCTCAGAGTCAGCAAAATGGATCCATGGAAAACAACACTCACAATAAGCAAAGTGCCAAGCTTTGTATAAAAATCACCAAAGAAAACTTGACAACCTGTTTAGATGTTAACTCACTTCTAATGGCCAAAAATACACTTGACTACATGTTAGATGTTAACTCTTCTAATGGCCAAAAATACACTTGACTACATGTTAGATGTTAACTCTTCTAATGGCCAAAAATACACTTGACTACATGTTAGATGTTAACTCTTCTAATGGCCAAAAATACACTTGACTACATGTTAGATGTTAACTCTTCTAAAGGCCAAAAATACACTTGACTACATGTTAGATGTTAACTCTTCTAATGGCCAAAAATACACTTGACTACATGTTAGATGTTAACTCTTCTAATGGCCAAAAATACACTTGACTACATGTTAGATGTTAACTCTTCTAATGGCCAAAAATACACTTGACTACATGTTAGATGTTAAATATTCTAATGGCCAAAAATACACTTGACTACATGTTAGATGTTAACTCTTCTAATGGCCAAAAATAAACTTGACTGCATGTTAGATTTTGGTGGGTAATGATAAATTAACTTGAGAACTTGAGTGAATTTTACCTACTTGCTAACTCTTAATATTACAGGTGGTATTTATAGTATCTCTGGCCTTATAGTACCTTTGGCCAAGAACTAACATAACTAACACATAAATTTAGACAACCTACATTTTAGATTACCTTTGGCAAGGAATGTGATCATGTCATACTAAGTGTTGCATATGAAGTCGGCATGGAGAcagatttgcatatattttgcCATGAGATCTGATTTGTATGTAGTGTTGTCATGTATACTGAACTGTATATGTATTTACCAAGGAGTCTGATTTGTAAGTAATGTTGACTTGCATGTAATGTTGCCATGGGTACTAACTTGTATGCCGTGTTGGAATGGAATCCAGCTGATGACTTGTATGTGgtgttgccatggatactgACATGTGTATACAGTGTTGCCATGACATAAATAGACTTGTATGTGGTGTTATCATGGATACtgatttgtatatgtataagtgTTGCAATGGAATCTGATGACTTGTATGTGGTGTTGCCATGAATACTGACATATGTGTGCAGTGTTGCCATAACATAGACTTGCATGTGgtgttgccatggatactgCATTATGTGTATATGGATACCATATTATAATTGGTATCATAATTGATATACTGACCTGTAGATGATGAGTAATGTAACCATCAGATCTACTTTCTAAGCCTACTGTCATTACAGCTTGTCTGGCATAATCACTTCCTGATGGCACAAAAAAGGATGGCCTCATATTGGACATTTTAGTTGATACCAAGGCTGGTAAAACACTCTGTTGTAAAGAACAAAACAAAGTTTATGatgtttaaattattttaaGATAATTTCACTTGTTACTAGTTCTGGTCATTTAAACTCTACACACTGGACACTTTAATGAATTTGAGGTACTTTATTTTACTCTCAAGTTTATATTGAGAAGATACTGAAAAGTTGACGACATAATTCATTTTGACATAGTCATTCATAGtgaaatatattaaagtaacaTTCATTAAAACTATCGCCAGGTATCACtattttcaagttcaaaatgaaatgtatgtcaAAGTTATTGGTTGGTTTATATTACTGATATACAGAATTATCAAATTCACTGACTCTGATCTGTTGACAAGGTGCTAGCTTGTAAGAAATTGTATGTAATTAAAATTAAGATAAAATACAGGGTATATGTCTGACAGAACACAACACACTTACCTGCATTATTATACCCTTTGTTTGGTATTCAACATTGAGTGCACGAGTGAAAAAATCCATGTATGCctgtaaaaaaattatgaattttagttaataatgaataaattataataacaatcgttacatttattcatcaaaataaatttggaaattatGGTCATCACTGAGCAGTACCCTAGTGTTTAAGACGAAGCAGTAGAAAACTGGAATAACCTGAGGAAACCTGCCTTGtttggcagggtcaaactgagcaccaccctagtgttgaagaagcagtaGGAGACTGGAGTACTCTGaggaaacctgcattgttcggcagggtcaaactgagcatcaacctttttacatacagacctgattaatttcaaatcaaacCCACCTGACATCGGGAGGGTTtaaacccagactgcagtgatGAAGAGACATACATGCTAACTGCTTGGCCACTGACATATGACAACAGTTAATTCCTCCAACAAAGAATGTACATTAAGTAATGTACTGCTAACACACTATACAAAGAATTAAGTACGCCTACCTTAGTTGCAGAATACACACTTAGTAATGGTACTGGTAACTTGGCTGAAGTTGAGGATATGTTTATGATTAGACCCTTCTTTCTGTAGCAAAGATTTGggagaaatagaaaaaaataaaggaGAGAGGAAAATGGCACAAAATTATCAATACATTACTGTAACTGCAGTATCTGTAACTTTATTACATAACAATAGCTTCAGAAGGTATagtaaaacaacaaaaataacagtaACTGTTTAAAAAAGTAACAACAAATTCTCTGAAATTAGATAAACAAATtataaacaataaaaaacatttacttttaaaaagtaacaataaaacaaattctCTGAAATTGAATCAAGAgattataaacaaaaacaaattaactgTTAAAAGAggaaaaatacaataaattctCTGAAAACGaattaaaaaattatatacCTTTCAAGAGTCAAAATTCCAATAAGGGCGAGATGGTTTGTTATAATCttaataaaagaaaattgtttatctattttattatcatttattcCTCCTtccaaccccaccccaccccaccccacccccaattGATAGCATAGAATTATTGTACAATTAGTGGCTGATTCTTATACTGGGGTTTTTAATTTATCACATGAAATCTTTTTGAATATTATGTGGAAGTACAATGCCTTTCACTATGGTAACATAAATGTTTGCGACAGGATAAACACAATTTATCACCATAGTAACCTACCTTTGAACCATTTGTGGTAACACAATCCTTGTCATTTTTGTAACAGCTAGGATATTAACAGCAATTATATCACTGATGAACTGTtgataaaagaaaaacaattaaaTGGGGAACAAaatgagtttatacattttggggTGTAATACTTTGATGCATGTTAATACATtacttgcagtattctactCATGTATACTGAAGCATGCAAAACTATTACTAGCAATTtactgaactcaaaccttgtATTAAGATATGTTATAAGTGAACTCATGAAGTaatttgttatacatatacatacaaaaatgttgaaaaaattgCAAATATGTTCTTAACAATTTCATAGGAcacttgtaatgttatagaaggcatacatcaacattaatattaaaataatacaccagttgaaattaaagttttctcattaatttaaaaaaaatttttaatcAACTTGTGTCCGTTTAACAAATCAAGACTATTTGGCTACCAACACAAGAATGTCATATCGCGAtattgttgcagtaaatatgaAGTGTTATTTAATAAATCAatcatgttgtatttttcatttttcatttttttttcttattaaGAAATAAGAGGGAGTATTGAGTTAACTTTTCATTTGTCgcaaattgaatttaaaatttaaattaaaagttacaaatttttttttaaaatttattttgacaCAAATCAAGAGAAATGTTAAAGAAAGAAACCTCACCTTGTCAACATCTGGAATATCCAGGAAATATTCAGCATAAGACACATTAATACCAACATTGTTCACAAGAACGCCAATTTGTAGTCCTTCCAATGTCTTGGTAACGACATCATAGATTTCTTCTCCACCAGTAAAGTCTACAACTACAATCTTTGTCTTCACATTGTACTTTGTTTCTTTaagaaataaaaagaagataattgaaatatatggtcTTGATCCAGATACATTCTGAAAGACTACTCATTCTGTACCCTGCAGTAGCTCTGTATAGTAGATGGatagtatatttgtacatgtaagttgtttacatttacagtgttgtattttgttaccaTATTCTGTGATAATATGAgtcaaatataaagaaattgattgtttgattgattgagtgagtgagtgagtgagtgagtgagtgagtgagtgagtgagtgagtgagtgagggagggagggagggagggagggatggatggatggatggatggatgactggatgggtgggtgggtgggtgggtgggtggatggatgggtgggcagatggatgggtgggtgggtggttggtttATTGGTTGTTTGcatggtttgttggttggtggttggttgtttgattggtggttggttggttggttggttggttggttgattgattgattgattgtttggttggttgggtggtaAGTCAGTTTAGTGGTTTCAtggtttgttggttgattgtttgtttgtttgtttgtttgtttgttggttggttggttggttggagtGTTGGTTTACTGGTTGGCTGCATAGTTCATTAGTTGGTTGGTCAGTCTGTTGGTCATATCATAATATCTAAGAACCAACTTAATGTTGTTTGTATGAATATCTTCGAAATTGTCATTACCCTGTTATGAGAGTACACTGTGAATTTTAGGTAAGGctatcaaatgtacacattcTTTCATGAACAAATTCAGAGATATTGAACGTTTGAACTAAAAGTATGAAGACATAGAAGTCTCTAAATCGTGTAAATATAACATAATGTGTTCAATGTAACATGATATGAAAAGTTTCTGTTGTTTATATTCAGTCTATTTTTCACCTACcaatttccatggcaacctgTAGTTCGTCTTTAAAACATCACAATAAGACAATATTCAGTCTATTCTTAACTATAACCAATTTCCGTGATCTCAATAACAGATTTATAATTCTTCACTTAccagtttccatggcaaccttCTGTAGTTCATCTTTAAATCATCACAATAAGATTTATTTGGTCTATTCTTCACTTACCTATTTCCTTGGCAACATTCTCTAGTTTGTCTCTAGATCGACTCAATAAGACAATATTTAGCCCTCTCTTTGCTAGTTCTTCTGCGTAGGCCTTACCAATACCATCTGTGCTACCTGTAACAgctaaaggtcaaaggtcaaacaagGTCAGTCTGTAGATTGATCACATCATGATCATGGCATCACATCTCATAGATTTTCTCCTTCAAAGAATCCATGGTTTGTGGCAATCGGTGATGTCAGAGTCAGGCCAATTGCTTAAATCACAATACTTATATAGTGTCAAGCAACAATGGATTGGGATAAGCAGAATGTTTGTAACATATCACTTAGCACGCGATAACAAGAAGAACGTTAATTATCATATCAATTAGAGTtagaaaggaaaaaaatatcGATGTATAAAGAAGCTCCGGTTTATGTTCAGAAATAAtcgtgacaccccccccccccccacgcttGGGGGAAGGGGTGTTTGGCAAGGTAATGGGTACAGTGTACTCTGGTGGGTTGAAATTACAAGTgctacaaaaatgtaaaaaaataagcATCAAAAGTCTATCATCCTTTCAGAAACTAAAGGTCAACCCTGAAAGTGTCGGACAATGTGAAAATCAGCAAACCTGGTAACTATGTTGTCCAAAATATGGATTCAAAAGTCTTACACCCGTTTAAAAAAGGGGCtacataatatttttaaaaaaatcatgaatCAAAAGTCTATAAGAGTCGAGAAAGGGTTACTAATACTATACTAATGATAATATGCGAGTAACCCTTATCCCCACCCCTatgaatacccccccccctctcatcCCACCCCGTGTGAAACATAATGAACTAACCTGCCCATGGTCCGAATGACTTGATATCAGCATGCAATCTTAACACTGGACTCAAATAAAATACTTTGACTATATGAATCAAAGTCCATAGTATTcgtatacatacataggtaACAGTAACCAACCCAACTAACTTTAACACTGGTTGAACACTTCCGAAAATATCAGTAATATCAAACTGCATTTTAGATGTTATAATAATGCCACCTGTGAATGAATTTCAGCAGGTTTAGTTATGGTTATATAAAACACAGTGTTACAAATTAATCGAACATAATATACGGTGGTGTCACTTCAATACCAAACCCAGTCAATACCAAACCGAGCCTTATGTGTATCGTATGACCTGACTTTGACCTGAAGAGGTGAGCTGTCTGACGTATGGTGGCGCTATATATTCTGATTCCGTAGTAGTCGGAGAGACATTCACCTCAAAATCCCGGCATCGATAAACTATTATTTTCAAGGCGGTTAATCGACATAACAATAGTACAGTGATTGTTGTGGGTGAAATGGAAAGGCATTCTAAACTAACATGTAAGTGAGGGGGGTATTTCTATTGGAATTTGACTAAATGATTATAAATTGGTTTTAACTGTAACTTCCTTTGAAGCTGCTTATACAATTAAACGCGGGTACCTTTCCCAACCAGGTAATAATGAACATAAACATTTACATGCCTAGTTCTTATTCAAGTAGTGAACGGTATATAGCCTGTATAGCCTGTATAAGCTTCTGCTAAAAATTAACACTTGAGCAGTATATGTTTCGCAAATAGGTCAACGGACAAACAACTTACCACAACTAGTAAGATATAATCAAACTGGTAAGTATATAACGAGAAAATTTGAGTATATCTACATAAAACATAATGATAATACaataacaagtaaaaaaaacaaatacatagacacatgtatGTCGACATTAGAATCACGTGATACAAATAGAATGGTAGATACATATACCAACTATGAGTTAGTACTGGTCAGTCTGTCCTACATATCATACAGTCGATGTTAAGTAACCTTTATTTACTGAGTTCAGGTCTTGACCCGTGTATTATACTGTCGCTGTTTAGGTCATGCTTACATTTTTGACAGTCCTGGCAAATTGTAAATGAATTCTGACAGTCTGGTCTCATATATTAGAATAGGCCAATAATCTACGTGTTAATATCTGACCTTTAGTGACCTCTAGATATTGACGTCAGTCCAATACTACCTGCATAGTTCATTCCATAGTAAGGAGTCAGATGTGCAGTATTCTTTTATTTGTAACGATTTATCAATTCACAAAACGTTACTAAGAAGTAGATGACCCCATCGCATCTGAAGGTAAGTTTCGTGTGCTTAGTAAATTTGTATAGCCCCTACCCAGAAccattttgactgtttttggGACTGAATGATTTACTGTCTTATAGGAGATCTGAGGTTTGATAAATACACACTCCCAATCagcattaaaatacatacaaacttAAGGTTTAAGAAactatattaatttatttttcacaatgtgatatatataactatttacAAGTCCATGTACATgtcccccctctctccctctccctctccctctccctctcccgctctctctctctctctctctctctctctctctctctctctctctctctctctctctctctctctctctctctctctctctctctctctctctctctctctctctctctctctctcatgcacacagacacagttACGTACAAATGCATATACCGTACAAAATCAACGACCGTAAACAAACGTTTTACAGAAGATAATGGCGTACGATAATTTGCAGAGACACTCGTCGTTAACAGGacaccatgtatagatataagCTGTATACAGAGCAAGGACGTGTCAGGTCAGGTAATGTTATGTCTGACTGAcagaataaaatacatatagGACGTAAACAATTACTTCATATTCAGCTCAGATTGCTGTCCaattcaaattcatgacaggGACAACAATTAATGTGGGGTCCCTGTCGTACTCTGTACCACATACTCCGACGTGTTGATGCTGTATTCATGACCATTGACCAGGCTATTGGTACTATATACCAGCATATTGTCAGCCATTTTTGCTATCTATCTTAACATCCATTAACGTATATAGTATGTACTCAACTTAGGGTAATTtgaatatctatctatctatctatctatctatctgtctgtctgtctgtctgtctgtctgtctgtctgcctgcctgcctgcctgcctgcctgcctgtctgtctgtctgtctgtctgtctgtctgtctgtccctttatctgtctgtctgtctgtctgtctgtctgtctgtctgtctgtctgtctgtctgtctgttgtcggcatttattttatctttattttgtttgtaacggaagtttgtttatttcgataacatatgtaaaaataacagaACCACGTTCCACATGAGTGTGGGTAGTTAGGGGTATTTATCCTTAGTAACACTGTCGTTCCGTTCATGAAAGTAAGGGCCCAGAGAACACTACATGCACTCGTGTCGTGCAAATGCCCCAAGTACGACATACTTGCATTCACGTGTCATGGCGGTTATGTCATAAGAATTGAGGTCTTTCGGATTGTCACAATTAAGCCTTATGCCATGACTATGTCTCATTCTAAGGAAAAGAGACGAATTTATTGTTACCATActtaatctaatctaatctaatctaatctaatgtaatctaatctaatctaatccaaAATAATTTATACGCTTGTTACGTACAGTATTACTCAAGATATCAATATAATATTACTATCATTATAATAGATATTAAAGATATACGATAATTTTGTATCAAACTGCCTTCGTTATCTGAAAATTAGAATATTAATAAATTGCTGACCATTTCTATCTTTCTATAGCATTCAGtcaaatatattacatgtaacatctACCCTTTGAGATGGCAGGTAACGCAACAACAAACCATGTTATGTTATCGTACGAGTGGAACCAATTATCAATGGTAAAACAAATCAAAGAAGAGTTAGAGAAGAGAGGATACAAAACATGGATGGA
This is a stretch of genomic DNA from Glandiceps talaboti chromosome 9, keGlaTala1.1, whole genome shotgun sequence. It encodes these proteins:
- the LOC144439966 gene encoding very-long-chain 3-oxoacyl-CoA reductase-like, producing MQFDITDIFGSVQPVLKLVGLVTVTYVCIRILWTLIHIVKVFYLSPVLRLHADIKSFGPWAAVTGSTDGIGKAYAEELAKRGLNIVLLSRSRDKLENVAKEIETKYNVKTKIVVVDFTGGEEIYDVVTKTLEGLQIGVLVNNVGINVSYAEYFLDIPDVDKFISDIIAVNILAVTKMTRIVLPQMVQRKKGLIINISSTSAKLPVPLLSVYSATKAYMDFFTRALNVEYQTKGIIMQSVLPALVSTKMSNMRPSFFVPSGSDYARQAVMTVGLESRSDGYITHHLQGLLIGLLPEWLNIKAMYYFMKDVRARALKKRAKKTN